From Anopheles funestus chromosome 3RL, idAnoFuneDA-416_04, whole genome shotgun sequence, a single genomic window includes:
- the LOC125769455 gene encoding uncharacterized protein K02A2.6-like, translating into MANYADYLSHFNFSIEYKTTSQNANADYCSRIPSTSTLSDVNSLSLRKGGKQEQDEFGNFVLHQIQQLPVRAEHIAQETGKDPHLGKMIQEIELGPSLEHAGYKSPETKYTMVANCLLFKHRVVIPTILRPAILNDLHMAHIGMVKMKSLARSYVYWPGIDMDIERTAKSCPECARQASAPPKFSSHPWEYPSNPWERIHIDYAGPVSGSMLLLVVDAYSKWVEVKVTQSTTAAATIDLLDGLFATYGTPVTVVSDNGTQFTSTDFKSFLQRIGVKTHNLTAPYHPSTNGQAERYVQTVKRALKAMGTTSSSLQSNLNQFLQQYRKVPHSETGESPAKLFLGRNIRTRLDLVRPRDARDRLNEKQREEFKPSYRTFRPDSKSIAYLGTQGWISGSRLWCTPA; encoded by the coding sequence ATGGCAAATTATGCCGACTATTTGTCACACTTTAACTTTTCAATTGAGTACAAGACAACTAGCCAGAACGCTAACGCCGACTATTGCTCCCGTATTCCGAGCACATCAACGCTATCGGATGTGAACAGCCTTTCTCTTCGCAAGGGAGGGAAGCAGGAACAAGACGAGTTTGGTAACTTTGTCTTACATCAGATCCAGCAGCTGCCAGTACGAGCGGAACATATTGCGCAGGAGACAGGGAAGGATCCTCACCTCGGGAAAATGATTCAGGAAATCGAACTGGGACCAAGCCTCGAACACGCAGGATACAAATCCCCAGAGACGAAGTACACCATGGTCGCCAACTGCCTTCTATTCAAACACCGGGTAGTTATCCCAACCATCCTTCGTCCAGCGATCCTGAACGATCTGCACATGGCGCATATCGGTATGGTAAAGATGAAATCGTTGGCACGATCATATGTCTATTGGCCCGGCATTGACATGGACATCGAACGAACAGCTAAATCTTGTCCTGAATGCGCACGTCAAGCGTCAGCCCCACCGAAGTTCAGTAGTCACCCTTGGGAGTACCCGAGCAACCCATGGGAGAGAATACACATCGACTACGCCGGACCTGTATCGGGATCGATGTTATTATTGGTCGTTGATGCGTACAGCAAGTGGGTAGAAGTAAAAGTAACGCAGTCAACAACAGCCGCTGCAACTATTGATCTTCTCGACGGACTGTTTGCTACGTACGGAACACCAGTTACCGTAGTATCAGACAACGGAACACAATTCACTTCCACCGATTTTAAGTCGTTTCTGCAGCGAATTGGTGTAAAAACACATAACCTAACAGCGCCTTATCACCCCTCTACCAACGGACAAGCGGAACGTTATGTTCAAACGGTGAAGCGGGCATTGAAAGCAATGGGTACAACAAGCAGCAGTCTGCAGTCTAATCTCAACCAGTTCCTGCAGCAATACCGTAAAGTACCCCACAGCGAAACAGGAGAGTCGCCAGCGAAATTGTTCCTGGGTCGCAACATCAGAACACGACTCGACCTAGTTCGACCTCGAGATGCACGCGACAGACTTAACGAGAAACAGCGAGAGGAATTCAAACCATCCTATCGCACTTTCCGCCCGGACAGCAAATCTATTGCTTATCTGGGAACTCAAGGATGGATAAGTGGATCCCGGCTATGGTGCACTCCCGCTTAG